In Sedimenticola thiotaurini, the following proteins share a genomic window:
- the rimK gene encoding 30S ribosomal protein S6--L-glutamate ligase, producing MNIAILSRNARLYSTARLVEAAKARGHQVRVIDPLRCYMNITSHRPSIHYKGETLDDFDAVIPRIGASITFYGTAVLRQFEMMGVYPLNESVAISRARDKLRSAQLLARKGIGLPVTGFAHSPDDINDLMTQVGGAPVVIKLLEGTQGIGVVLAETHKAAESVLQAFMGLKANIMVQEFISESKGSDLRCLVIGGKVVAAMKRQAREGEFRSNLHRGGSAALVRITPEERSTATRAARVMGLNVCGVDLLRSNHGPVVMEVNSSPGLEGIEHATNKDIASTIIEFIEKNGRPNHTKTRGKG from the coding sequence ATGAATATCGCTATCTTGTCACGCAATGCCCGACTCTACTCCACCGCCAGACTGGTGGAAGCAGCCAAGGCGCGCGGACATCAGGTGCGGGTTATCGACCCGCTACGCTGTTACATGAACATTACCTCGCATCGCCCATCCATCCACTATAAGGGGGAGACCTTGGATGATTTCGATGCGGTGATTCCCCGCATCGGCGCCTCCATCACCTTCTACGGTACCGCGGTGCTGCGCCAGTTCGAGATGATGGGGGTCTATCCGCTGAACGAGTCGGTCGCCATCTCCCGCGCCCGGGACAAGTTGCGTTCAGCCCAACTGCTGGCCCGCAAGGGCATCGGCCTGCCGGTGACCGGATTCGCCCACTCACCGGACGATATCAATGACCTGATGACCCAGGTAGGTGGTGCCCCGGTGGTGATCAAACTGCTGGAGGGGACCCAGGGTATCGGTGTGGTACTGGCAGAGACCCACAAAGCGGCCGAGAGCGTGCTCCAGGCATTCATGGGTCTTAAGGCCAATATCATGGTGCAGGAGTTCATTTCGGAGTCGAAGGGTTCCGATCTGCGCTGTCTGGTCATCGGTGGCAAGGTGGTGGCAGCCATGAAGCGCCAGGCCCGGGAGGGTGAGTTCCGCTCCAACCTGCACCGGGGCGGCTCCGCCGCCCTGGTCCGCATCACGCCGGAGGAGCGCTCCACCGCGACCCGGGCGGCCCGGGTCATGGGACTCAATGTGTGTGGCGTGGATCTGTTGCGTTCTAATCATGGCCCGGTGGTGATGGAGGTAAACTCCTCTCCCGGTCTGGAAGGGATCGAGCACGCCACCAACAAGGATATCGCCAGCACTATTATCGAGTTTATCGAAAAAAACGGTCGCCCCAATCACACCAAGACCCGGGGCAAGGGTTGA
- a CDS encoding succinylglutamate desuccinylase/aspartoacylase family protein, whose amino-acid sequence MDKPLRIGTEEVLPGQNLTIDLPLAQLYTHTPMTMPVHVIRGRRAGPRLFVCAAIHGDEINGVEIIRRLLSLPLLKKLRGDLIAVPIVNVPGFLQRSRYLPDRRDLNRSFPGSEKGSLAGRVAHLFLNEIVAQCSHGIDLHTAAIDRANLPQVRANLDDPIAAAMAEAFRTPVTLNANLRDGSVRQAGATLGIPMIVYECGEALRFDEHSIRIGLRGIVRVMRHLGMLPAARATRSKQASVVTHTSAWVRASQSGILRAVAPLGASVEKNSILGYISDPFGESETQVISPWRGIVIGRTTLPLAYQGEALYHIARLGRNEMEQLEDAIQEEDPLPAIPYLQDEPVIV is encoded by the coding sequence ATGGACAAACCACTTCGTATCGGAACCGAAGAGGTGTTACCGGGACAGAATCTCACCATCGACCTGCCCCTTGCCCAGCTTTATACCCATACCCCCATGACCATGCCGGTACATGTCATTCGGGGGCGCCGGGCCGGCCCGCGACTGTTTGTCTGCGCCGCCATTCACGGTGACGAGATCAACGGCGTGGAGATTATTCGTCGACTGCTGAGCCTGCCACTACTGAAGAAACTTCGCGGTGACCTGATCGCCGTCCCCATCGTGAATGTACCTGGCTTCCTGCAACGCTCCCGCTATCTGCCCGATCGCCGTGACCTGAACCGCTCTTTTCCCGGCTCGGAAAAGGGTTCATTGGCCGGTCGTGTGGCCCACCTGTTTCTCAACGAGATTGTGGCCCAGTGCAGCCACGGTATTGATCTGCACACAGCCGCCATCGACCGGGCCAATCTGCCCCAGGTGCGTGCCAACCTGGATGACCCTATCGCTGCCGCCATGGCAGAGGCTTTTCGCACACCGGTCACCCTCAACGCCAACCTGCGCGACGGATCGGTCCGCCAGGCCGGCGCCACCCTGGGTATACCCATGATTGTCTATGAGTGCGGCGAGGCACTGCGTTTCGATGAACACTCGATTCGTATCGGGCTGCGGGGCATCGTGCGGGTCATGCGCCACCTCGGCATGCTACCGGCAGCCCGGGCTACCCGCAGCAAACAGGCATCAGTGGTGACCCACACCAGCGCCTGGGTGCGTGCCTCCCAGAGCGGCATTCTCAGGGCGGTGGCACCATTGGGTGCCAGCGTGGAGAAAAACAGTATCCTCGGTTACATCAGCGACCCTTTTGGCGAGAGTGAGACCCAGGTCATCTCACCCTGGCGCGGCATTGTCATCGGTCGCACCACGCTACCGTTGGCTTACCAGGGCGAAGCGCTCTATCACATCGCCCGACTCGGTCGGAATGAGATGGAACAGTTGGAAGATGCCATACAGGAAGAGGATCCGTTGCCTGCCATTCCCTATCTGCAGGATGAGCCGGTGATTGTTTAG